A region of the Bacteroidota bacterium genome:
AAATTTGTATTGTTTAGTAAAAATTGAATAAATTTGAAAACAAAATTTATATTGGCGATTTACAAAGTGGATTTTATATTTTGCAAATTACCTTAAAATCAAAAAAAATAATTACTGAAAAAATAATTATAGAAAACTAAACGCATGTATAAATTATTATTTCTGAGCATTGCAGCTTTGTTGGGCTGCAATGCTTTTACACAATCATATAGTAATAATTGGGTTTTTGGTGATAGTGCGGGATTAAATTTCTCCACTGCGATACCTATGTCATTTGCTTCAAATATATTGTCCTATGAAGCTTGCGCATCAATTTCCGATTTTAGCGGCAATTTACTTTTTTATACTAATGGAGAAAAAGTTTGGGATAAGAATAATAATGTTATGCCCAATGGCGATTCTCTTAATATTGGTGGTTTTAACCCTGGTTATCCGTCAAGTACTACTCAAGGTGTCACAATTTTGCCAATGCCAGGTGCGGAAAATATTTTTTATATTTTTCAATTGCAAAGTAAATCAGATCCTCCAAATTACGGTTTAGAATATAGTAAGGTTGATATGACAATGAATGATGGTTTTGGAGATGTTGTTGAAAAAAATATTGATGTTTTTACAGGTTATTTAAATGAAAAAATGCAAGCTGTGAAACACGCAAACGGCAGAGATTGGTGGTTAACAACAATGCAACTAAGCACAAATGATACTACCTTATGTTTAGCAACGTTTTTAATTACAGCAGATACGATTGAAGGCCCTTTTATTCAATGTTTTACAGAATTGCCTGACGTAGGTTCTACAAATGTTGGGGCTACAGGTCAAATGAAGTTTTCTTATCAAGGAAATAAGTTATTATTTACAAGAGGAATTATGTTTCTCGTTTTTGATTTTGATCGTTGTTCCGGTGAATTTTCAAATTTGATGGAAATAATGCATAAT
Encoded here:
- a CDS encoding T9SS type A sorting domain-containing protein: MNKFENKIYIGDLQSGFYILQITLKSKKIITEKIIIEN